ATATATTTTGGTTTTTTCCAAAAAAATCAGACTGCGGGGGAAGGGCATTGATGAAATGTTTCGACAGCCACTGCCATCTGGATGACCGTTATTTCAAAGATGACGCCGATTCGGCCATCCGGCGGGCCAAAGAGGCCGGGGTGTGTGAAATGATGATCGTGGGGACCGATTTGGACAGCTCCCGAAAGGTCGTGGAGATGGCCCGGAAAGGGGAGGGGCTTTACGCGTCTGTGGGCGTTCATCCCCATGACGCCGTCCGTTGCGGCCCCGGGGTCATCGATTCTTTGAGAGAGCTGGCCCAAAATCCCCGGGTCAGGGCATGGGGGGAAACCGGGCTGGATTTCAACCGGATGTATTCCCCGGCCCGGGACCAGGAGAAATGTTTTGCCCGCCAGATGGAGGCGGCCGGGGACCTGGGGCTTCCCCTGATTTTTCATGAGAGGGATTCAAAGGGCCGCTTCCTTGAAATGCTTAAAAGCCGCCTGGGCCCGAAAATGTCGGGGGTGGTCCACTGTTTCAGCGGGAGCCGCCTTGAGCTTGAACAGTATCTGGCGCTCGGTCTTCACATCGGCGTCACCGGGATCGTGACCCTATTAAAAAGGGGCGAAAAGCTTCGGGCCCTGGTCCCCCTGATTCCAAAGGACCGCATTTTGATCGAGACAGACGCCCCCTACCTGACCCCCGCCCCTCAGAAAAACAAAACCCGCCGCAATGAGCCCGCCTTCGTGGTTTCGGTTCTGCGTAAGCTCGCCGACGCGCTGAATGAGGACCCGGCGGAACTGGCCCGGGCGCTTCGGAAAAACACCCTGGATTTTTTTAACATCCATCCATAAGGGCTCGCTCAAAAAAAAAGCGCGGGGGACAGCGTTTCGCCATCCCCCGCGCTTTTTTTCGGGTTTGGATTTTTTATGTCTTCAAAATCCCTTCAAAGTCATTAGAACCCCTTGAGCTTGCCGGAAGTCCTGAGCATTTTGATCACGGCGTTGGGGGTCTTCTTTTTGAACGGTTTGGCGTGGAGCCGTTTGTTCACATCATCCTGAGAAGCCACAAAACCGGGGGACTCCTTAAAGAGAACCGGCTGGAGCATCCACTCCCCGGGAAGAGAATTTTCAATCAGGTCCAGGGTTTTTTCCTGGTATTCCATTTTTTCCAGCCGGGTG
The DNA window shown above is from Candidatus Desulfarcum epimagneticum and carries:
- the tatD gene encoding 3'-5' ssDNA/RNA exonuclease TatD; translation: MKKNIFWFFPKKSDCGGRALMKCFDSHCHLDDRYFKDDADSAIRRAKEAGVCEMMIVGTDLDSSRKVVEMARKGEGLYASVGVHPHDAVRCGPGVIDSLRELAQNPRVRAWGETGLDFNRMYSPARDQEKCFARQMEAAGDLGLPLIFHERDSKGRFLEMLKSRLGPKMSGVVHCFSGSRLELEQYLALGLHIGVTGIVTLLKRGEKLRALVPLIPKDRILIETDAPYLTPAPQKNKTRRNEPAFVVSVLRKLADALNEDPAELARALRKNTLDFFNIHP